The genomic DNA gaggcacacatacacacacacatatacacacacacgcacagtcacactcacacacaacacgctcacacataaacacacagaggcacacacacacaacacacacatgcacatacatacacgcacacacacaaacacgcacacagaggcacacacacacaaacacacacagaggcacacgcacacataacacacacgcacatacacacacacacacacacaggcagctgGCTTTCCACCAATCGAGTGATGAATAGTTAAAGTTGCAGTCAGGCGGAGGAGGAACTGACACATCTGATTAAATCTGACTTCTCGTTTATTTCGCATTAATTCCTTATCtttaataatgtgtgtgtgtgtgtgtgtgtgtgtgtgttatgtgtgcgtgtgcctaatgtgtgtgtgtaggtgtgaaaGGGAAGAGAAGATGAAGGTGATGCAGTGTGGATGGTGAAGTGTGACATAATATGAATATAACACAGGGGATGGTCTAAATTATGCCAGCAGCGTTATGCCAAATAGATTTAAACAAGTCTAGAAAGTTGTTTTAAACCTACTAATACTGAGTAAATGAAATAGCATTgagcctattattattattattattattattatcattattattattattattattattattattttatttctgcaaGTATATTTGGTCACAAATCAAAGTGTTGGAGACGTTTAAATGTTGACCTGTTGATGGCGGTAGAGGAACAGTGAGAAGAGCACCAAAGTTTGTACAATTCATCTCGTTGTTGTTGTAGATGTTGAGACTTTTGAGTGACGTCTTACAGATAAAGAAAGATAGGCCTAACCCCCAAATAAACATCTTacagcgcccatattatgctcattttcaggttcatgttTTGACCCACTCAAGCAGTGCGTGTCATTTTGCAGAGATAATGTAAAGGGTCGCCAGGGCTTCTGTAAGAGGGGACTGTTACACTCAGTTTAGGAAGACTACATTTGGTCTatcagctttttcatttactgtagtaGAAAAGTGGAACTTTATTCCACTTCACATTAGAGATTGTGCAAGTCGcagcagttttaaaatgtccttaaagactTGGCTGAAGGCGAATCAACTATGTGATCAATGATCTTTTTATAACATGGGatgtatatattgtgttttgGTTTATATGTGAGTAATGCTTGTTAAATGTTGTTTGTCGTTaagtttttatctgttttgatAGTATTGTCTGTATTGTCCTTTTATCTCCCTTGCCCAGGGACCATAGATctaaattagctgtatagctaactctggtacagggcctGAACTGTGCACGGTCCCTGACAAATgaactaataaaatacaaaaaataattgtatttttaggttgtaccagaataggtgtatgtggtttaattttccaaaaaacacaatatttttgttgtactgcacattgctgcagctcctcttttcaccctgtgtgttgagctctctgttaaAGCTACAAAGTGAgacatcttttcttcttcttcttcttctgtactatctttgattgcactcgcacatgctcagtagctcagatcgtagatcgtgtcagctagctccatagacagtaaaagaaaggctgtttctccgacttcagtcagttccaaggcaggttcagctgggagacttcttctaaaccagggcgcacatggaagtagttctttgtagattatggtgaacttgtgtgtgttgtagcagtgctttgccattgagaacgaggtagcacgctagcgctagcatgctaacggttgcggttagccagctcgtttcggctagtgacgtagaaagccgtgccggttttgaccagctcacccggacaCTGAagacaggacacattcagacaccgtatctcactcagaacaccatggatggattttttgtcaaagtttgtatgtgtgtggaagcaccagagtcACAAAATATAtgtttcataatatgggcactttaaaaggtTTTTCAAGTTTCAACTTCCCTCTCGCCAGGTGGctggaaatgaaatgaaatgtcatccttatttttttgtaaacaagAAAATTGTAAACATGTTatcttttattaaaatataaaatcttaCCAATATATTTTTagagggtaactaccgttttcattcaacctggaccctgtttccctgtgtgtttttgtgtgtgtgtgtgtgtgtgtgtgtgtaagtgactgatatgaacaacaatctttgacattggtccagtattaagcgagaacgctgcaatgtaaccctacggGGCAAAtgttggtccactaaaagttctgattttgccgctgacagactcagattaatattctaaatgtctgacaacattatggaaaggatcccttcagagatagacctttaaaacctctttgagacctttctgtttaaccagaaacagctctgaagtctctagctctaaacccaccagactccatttaagaAATCcctacttttagcgtgtacagagccagcatattgtcacatgtaaatcagtaaactatgtgtttatttcaaccagatCTAGAGTTgcgatggttggaaaagtgaaaAGACGACCTAGAAACAGGTTTTCATAGTTGTATTTACTTTCTGtagactttgaatgaagtgtattttacaatgctTAAATCActctttatttacatggagtctggtgggttttgcGAATGCAATTTCGcagttgtttttctgtttaaaaaaaggatcttactctttaatagaaaggtcgacctccttagaaatcctttccataatgttgtcagacacttagaatattaatctgctCTTATACTtcatcaccttacttcctgctttgctatGTTACAGATTACAAGTATTTACTGTTAACATcaatgcatcttgggaaaaGGTGGGAATTACCGTGCAGCCAGTATATTACTTTAAATTCAAATAATAGGGTAAGAAACTGTCTATTGACAGTAAAATACCATAAAACAGTAtgcatactgtaaataaacagtagtttattggcaaagctgctgccagtatattactgtaaatgtactgtgaaaagtttgacagtgtgtgaatgttgttttttagttttttttagtttggtcctttcttcctttattggacaggaaagctgagatattaaaggggagagagaggggggcaaacAAGCACttctgtgaaggtaaatacaagctggacaattactattaacttatattgtagcctgtttctctgctgccgactgcagtgatctcgcttaatactggaccaatgtcaaagattgctGTTCTCactcacttagacacaaaaacataggaacatagggtccaggttaaaaaaagaaaaaacggtaAGGAAACACAGCAGTAAATGAGCAGGTTGCAGTTTAGACGTCTCTGCACGCGTTCAGATTtctgagaaagacaaagagacggCTGccatgctggaaaaaaaacgTCTGTTAAACCACCTTTCTGAGATTTTGAGATATTTTAGCTCAGCTATGTAAGCTTGTGgtcctttttgttttcattgaaaTGCTTATTTCTGAGCTGTAGCCCACAGAAGACATGAATACGACGATGTTTATCTGTAGTCAGCTGTGACGAAACCACGGCCCCGTCTCACACAAAGGCATCGTTGTGCAGGATAGAAACTGCCACCCTGAACAATGAACAAGGGCTGCAGATTAAAGCCATGCAAATTAgtgtataaatacatttaaactgCAGTTATGCTTCTCATCTGCGTGTCTGGAAAAGCCACTAAAAAGTCCATTCAACAGAAATGAGTCGGTGTGCAAATCAGGGAAATAAAAACCTTAAATtgcgaaaaaaaaaacgacaaagacTAGGTGGCCCAAAATTGATTGTGAACCtgaattgatatgcgggccggatcaaagtCTGCGAGGATCCAGGTTTTGCcctcgggcctcgagtttgacagtGTGCTTTAGATGCTAAATGCCTCACCGACTAGGTTTACATGCACATTATATtccgttttttgcccttattctgaaaaagatGATATTCCGCCTACAGAtaatggctaatgaaagtgaatattccactaatattatagccgtgcaaaataggatTTATTCAAACTGTTCCAGCGGtggtggacttgttggaccgtgtgaacacagcgtccctctttcattccttcaaccagcttcttgaaaaggttggTATAGCGATGTGTgctcatatccaaaaacctgttaatATCCAAGTcttaataatgtttaaaagtagctgtgtttctccttatcGGGTCTGCTGccgggagcgtgcctatgttcccacagcccaatggtcccacagccctatgttcccacagcccaatggtcccacagccctatggtcccacagcccaatgttcccacagcccaatggtcccacagcccaatgttcccacagccctatgttcccacagccctatgttcccacagccctatgttcccacagcccaatgttcccacagccctatgttcccacagccccatgttcccacagcccaatgttcccacagcccaatgttcccacagcccaatgttcccacagccctatgttcccacagccctatggtcccacagccctatgttcccacagccctatgttcccacagcccaatgttcccacagcccaatggtcccacagccctatgttcccacagccctatgttcccacagccctatgttcccacagcccaatgttcccacagcccaatgttcccacagcccaatgttcccacagccctatgttcccacagccctatggtcccacagcccaatgttcccacagctcacAGCTTCCCCCCTGCatccttgcaaactgttggctggttggtttgtgtccagTAACCGTAGctacgcacagagctgaccataaacCGTTACTTTAGCACAAGAGAAAAAACTATCTCtatggtgaaaaaaaaacatttatttctgtagGCAGTCACAGTTACTGTCAGTGCGAAGTGACACATTTAAATCAAACTTCCCCATTGATGATGTCATTGGCTGCAGTAACATTCAGCCTTAAATTCCCCTCGAAGGATTTCCTCCACATTCGTTATACCTTTTACTACTTAACATAATAACTATACATATAAGTAGAAATCAGTGTTCTGATGAAGCAGACACAATATATGCAGcatctatatacagtatctcacaaaagtgagtacacccctcacattttagtaaatatttcattatatcttttaatgggacaacactgaagaaattaaaatttgctacaatgtaaagtattaagtgtacagcttgtataacagtgtaaatgtgctgtcccctcaacataactcaacacacagccattaatgtctaaaccgctggcagctaaagtcagtacacccctatgttagattcccatagaggcaggcagattttgatttttaaaggccagttatttcatgtatccaggatactatgcatcctgataaagttcccttggtctttggaattaaaatagccccccacccccacatcacatacccttcatcatacccccacatcatcacatacccttcaccatacctagagattggcatggttttttGTCAGGtagcctaatagctagtttgatttgcattgagagatgattttatggaaagtaccccatgccaatttCTCCCAATCtctcccattaaaagatataatgaaatatttactaaaatgtgaggggtatactcacttttgtgagatactatACATgtaatgcttttttaaatgaaaatatgacTGTAATGATATTGTATATTGcgcacatacataaaaaaaactcatccaGGACAGTTACATGTACTAATAATATATCTTCGTGAAAACCTTTCCTTTGTTTAACAtcctaaaaaacaaatattctgtatatatatatatatactgtacataaaaaaCTTTTCTTAGTAAGAAGTTAAGTTCTTGCATACTGAGTACAGTCAGCCATTTATACAGCACTAATTCAACAAAGTTCAACAACTACATTTAACGTTCACAAAGCTTTTTTGGGCAAGCTGTTGCTTCCGAGGTCAAAAGCCAAGGTTACGTCACATATCTTAAACACGTTATAATGTTTATAAAGGCAAAGTTCACTTATTTCTTGTCTTGAAATACAACTTTAGCTTACTGACATCAGTAATCTCTCTGTGTAATTAAGTTCTTTAATGAGCACCTATTATGCTCCTGTTTTAGCTTCATATTTGTACTCTCGGGGTCTATGATGTCTCGCATTGttagaccctcctccacagcgctgcgcagaagggtctggctagtccacacagcgttcCTGGATGTgagaaaaacgtgctttggtttattgccatttctttggAATTTCTTTTGAAACcagtgccggacggagccacggtgctgctgcaaaatagcctccgtaaggaacttgttttggttgaacgtgtacgttcaaaagtagttttaatcgtgcaacagaaaactcagattggacagatgctGCAGGTCTTGCATCTGTTTGTCAGTGTGTCTAATACCTCGGGTCAACCACATTTCGGATCGAGCCTAAATATATTCGGGTCTCATCGAATCAGATTGGACTAATCTCGGGTCCCTTTTGAATCAGATCTGTTTTAAGAATTGGGTCAGAACATCTCAAGACCTCCTCCGGTGGCAGAACACAGCCATATTTAGTCTTGATCATTGTGATGTTGAATCGTTCACGCCTCCAATGCTTGCTTATAGCAGGTATTCGTGCCCAAATTATAAGTGATATAAACATGCCAACATGCAGCGTGATTTGTTGGCTTTTTGGTGTCATATTTAGTCTATCTACAGTCTAcaatctgacgctgagagccactgaccaagcgtcagtatgtGACGGACTAATTGTTCAGACGTCGGTGTCTTTGATCTACAGCACACCGATCTGCTTTGTCGTGGTGGTGGTCAGCGACGTCTTCCGGTTGAATCTGATGGTGCTGGTGCGCTCGTCGCTGCACCTCCTCTCGCCGTTTGCTCCGTGCGTCGCCGCCTGTGTGCTGCTGGACCGCCTCCGCAGGCTCAGATGTGTGCGGAAGGCCTTGCAGAAGATGAAATAGATGAGCGGGTCCAGGCACACGTTGAGGACCGACACCATGATGGTCAGCTCCTTCAGGTAGTAGAACGCATGGTCCGACGCGAACCGCTGCGTCATGAATGCGTAGGGAAGGCGGACCAGGTGGTACGGCACGAAGCAGACGCAGAAGACGCTGACAAGCACCAACATGTTCCGGCGGGACTTGGCGAGCTTCTTGGAGCCGGGGGACTCCGGCCGCCGCTTCTGTGCCAGCGACAGCCGGCGGGACGTGCTGTAGTAGAAGAAGATGAGGGAGACGAGGACGAGCAGGAAGATGGCGGCTGAGCTGGCGTGCACCATTTTGTAGAAGATGGCGAGCTGTTTGCTGTGCAGGACGGCACAGTCCACGGCGCTGGAGACGGAGGGTGAAGGTTCCTGGGTGAGGAGCGACACAGTGATATACGTGCTCATCATGGCCAAGAGGAGGAGCCAGGTGACCGTGGAGATGATGTAGGCGGCTCGCACCGTCTGCAGGATGTGAGTTCCTAACGGATGGATGATCTTCAGATACCTGGAAGGACGAGAGGCAATTCAGTAGATATCAGTTTCTTGGAAActtttcttgtgtttgtgttgatagCCACAAAGTCAAATATAGAAGCTATCTTTATGCAATTTGAAATCTACCTCAGGGGGGGAATTAGAAAGACAATAGCTCTGTAACCAAATTAGCATGTTCTGAAATAGTTAACAATGTCAGACTGTAATCTACACACACGCTCTGCATACTGTCTGAGAGCTGTTTTAGCAGCAGCGGTTACAGCTTGTTGAGTTGTCGAGagactagtcttgcattgccagaccttccttcacaggtaaaggtaaaggcactttattgtcacatacacatacatgtagcaaaattcattctctgcatttaacccatccttcaagggagcagtgggcagccatttacagcgccTGGGGACCAACtgcagatctgagccagtgccggAAGCACcctgaggaaacccacgcaaacatggggagaacatacaaactccacacagaaaggcctggaatgacctggatttgaacccagaacccaagcatttctttaaaccaatcacaatcatcttgggcgccATTAAGAACTGGACGCagcaacagtgcctctgctaaatagccttgggaaggaacttgttttggtggaatatgtgtatgttcaaaagtagttttattcatgcaacagaaaactcagagtggacagatagtctagctagctgtctggatttaccctgcagagatctgaggagcagttaaccatagtcctcacaaatccactggaggttagaacgccaacacagagagagaggaaggagacggGACATCTGGCAGAAATTAGTgaaatttctggcggcaccggaacaactcggaaatgaaacgtcgttgaTTTAGACTGTCGAGACTGGCCCAATGCTGGCTTGGTCGTGCTTCTAACTGGAGCTGCTTCTCCGTCCGAATCAGCCCGAAATTCCCACCAAAGCCAAGCTCAGTCTGGCAGCTGTACTTGAGGCAGAGCAGAGGGCTGTATGAGTCCACTCAGTGACCACATCTGGGACTCGGGTCAGTTTAATCTGGTCAGAATCAGGCCCTGTTGTACAGCTGCAGGTCTTGCATCTGTTTGTCAGTATGTCTAATAACTCTGGTCGATCAAATTGGACTACTCTTGGGTCCTTTTTGAGTGAGATCTGTTTTAAGAATTGGGTCACAACATCTCAAGACCTCCTCCAGTGGCAGAACACAGCCATATTTAGTCTTGATCATTGTGATGTTGAATCGTTTACACCTCCAACGCTGGCTCATAGCAGGTATTCATGCCCAAATAATAAGTGATATAAACATGCCAACATACAGCATGAGTTGTGCATTTGTTGGCCTTTTGGTCCTCTTGGTCTGAACTATTTCTCTGAGACACTTTGAAACTACAGGCCGCTCACTTGAATGTACTCGATACTGCAGCATGGTTGTGTCTATTAGAAAACCACATCCTGATGCTTTTTAAGCATGACTCTCAAATCCTTATAATGGCACAATACCTGCTCCGTGCAGCTGCTAAGAACACATTTATAGTCTGTTCGAAGCTGTTGAATTCAGTGCACTTTGTCTTCTGATCTTGTTCCACTTCCACATCCTCGTTTCACATGGTCAGAACCGAGAGTCTGAGGGAACTCACCGCTGTCTAACTGATGGTTTGTTTTCTTGAAGGACTCTTTTCTGActcactgtctcactgtctcactGTGACAGTGTGATCTGTTTGGATGAAGTGTTACCGAGTACTAGTATGAGGAGGGGGAAAACCTCaatgagacaaaaaaagaagtctGGAGGGAAAAACATGTCTTCTTGATATGCAAACACACCGTGGAATTCCTCTTTAAATAGCACAGAACGTATTCAaagaatgtttttattcaaatctttgagggttttaaaataacttcaactttgtgtcatttcccctaagggctgttttatgcttttgtGTCAACTCCACGCCGTAACTCCTATGGCGTCGTGAcctttcggagttctgcgtcggggttgAACGTATTTCTTTGCATCGAGGTGTATTTCACCGCCAGAACGCTAGGGGGCGTGTGGTTTCCGTAGGGTCAATCGCAAAACTCTTTGTTTACTTAtgcgttggtgtgtgcctcAAGccgacatgtgtgtgtgtgtagctatgtttccatccacacgtttctTATCAgaattaagtgatattgaaTGAAAAGTGTCTTATGAAAACATTAAAATTCGATTGAATTTCAcaaatatcgactcaaaggaaatactTTTCGGTCTCATTGGATTTTATCTTGATCAatatatacggcttatgcgataaactaaataaataaaataatgaattgcgattaagttttaggccattttatggttgcaacccacCACAAAACAAAGAAGGAGTTTTACCtaatttccgcccagtatttccgctctgtttttACACACGGTGGacgtcaacaaagacagatgtaagtggacgaacgaggagacgagagactttttgaatttaatttacgagcaaaatataacggctattttaaATAGAAATCTAAGAAATGTGCATGTGCATCTGCATCATCACAGCAATGTGTTGATAGCGTCCTTCTTTTCTTATTATAGCTcgatatgtcgctatcagctggcacatacGCACTATTACAACTTTTGCAATATTGATCATTTGTTGGTAGATGGCGCGATCCATTTTGTccagcaaaactttgttcgcaaatgtcagcttgaatgttgtgcgaaagtgcaaaaatgaatggaaacaccttaaaatctCTCAAATCAATTTGATATACCAACTTGactgcaaaacagcatgtgatgtcattacgcaacaggtttttatttgctttaaagctgttggatggaaacatactttcaccagctttattcgcatgagtttttttaaccaacttcagataattcgattgacaagtgtatggaaacttagctagtgtgtggggagtgggcgatagagcgagggagaaagtgagagagtgataaATGGAGATTACCCCCAGACCCTAGGTTTGAGCTTAGCCGCGGATGTTTTCAACGTCCCCTGTGCAGCAAGACCGActgaaaaataaagtaattCCTTCCAGTAAAGTTTTGCCTCTGCAGCAAAGTAATCTTTGTGGTAATGTGACCTAGATAAATAAAAAACCGCAAAGTTACCACACCACACtgagcaaaatacagataaactagcagcttcacatcacagggttaaaccgttaacattcagtactcactgcagactgaaacaactcaggaatagattaatctgctgcaacaatagctcatcgaaaatatgtactatAATATGTaagtaaaagtggaaaaaaataatactccagtagaattatagaaacagaaacagacagtttctacctatgttatgggacttatagaaacagaaatatcagacagtgtctacctatgttatgggacttatagaaacagaaatatcagacagtgtctacctatgttatgggacttatagaaacagaaatatcagacagtgtctacctatgttatgggacttatataaacagaaatatcagacagtgtctacctatgttatgggacttatagaaacagaaatatcagacagtatctacctatgttatgggacagTTTATGTCTCTCTTTAGGTGTCAGGAGGGATAATGAGTCatcctcaacatttgttgtgttctggtttcagaacgATGAAAACATTTGGAGAACAGTTAGATATGAAACGGTATGTAAAATAGtggaaaaaagagacacaaaaaagCAATTCAATCTTTGATGAAGTCAACAACAATGTCgataacaaacaaaatgtaactattctgtttttcccaaatgatgtacagattttTAGGCATTCTGTTATCAAATGTCTTGAAAAATAGTTCATATAGCTGCCGTAAATGGAGATAACCCCCAGACCCTAGGTTTGAGCTGAGCCCCGAATGCTTTCAACGTCCCCTGTGCAGCAAGACCGActgaaaaataaagtaattCCTTCCAGTAAAGTTTTGCCTCTGCAGCAAAGTAATCTTTGTGGTAACATGACCTAGATAAATGAAAAAACCACAAAGATGCAAAGTTACAACACCACACTGAGTTCTCTCTGAAATTATTCCAAAACTTTGACTCAGAGTGACGTCAAACACCCACCAAAAGACTTTTATACTAAACAACAATTTAAACACTGACACACTAGTATGAGTGAGCTTTACAGGAGCAGGTACGTAGGCGTAATTTACAAAATACTGACActtggtcagtgtttcccagTGTCAGATACCGATGCAAAAATCGCCCTTTAGGGTCTGTATGGGACACACCAGGAAGAGCAGCAGCTACgcagcgctgtaagatgacgtagtatgaagagagacaacggtagagagtagtatgtagagagacagcagtagagagtagtatgtagagagacagcagtagagagtagtatgtagagagacaacagtagagagtagtatgtagagagacaacggtagagagtagtattaagagagacaacagtagagagacaacagtagagagtagtatgtagagagacaacggtagagagtagtattaagagagacaacagtagagagacaacagtagagagtagtgtgtag from Perca fluviatilis chromosome 2, GENO_Pfluv_1.0, whole genome shotgun sequence includes the following:
- the LOC120573127 gene encoding P2Y purinoceptor 14-like gives rise to the protein MSDHGEAGVTPIFNQSSVSNRTNATASTHCDQVITSANVFFLLVYTLVFLIGLLLNGFTLKVYFCQAQQQVTSSVTIYLKNLAAADFLISLCLPIRITNYASSSVDVRRVYCNFGASAFYLNMYASILFMGYIAANRYLKIIHPLGTHILQTVRAAYIISTVTWLLLLAMMSTYITVSLLTQEPSPSVSSAVDCAVLHSKQLAIFYKMVHASSAAIFLLVLVSLIFFYYSTSRRLSLAQKRRPESPGSKKLAKSRRNMLVLVSVFCVCFVPYHLVRLPYAFMTQRFASDHAFYYLKELTIMVSVLNVCLDPLIYFIFCKAFRTHLSLRRRSSSTQAATHGANGERRCSDERTSTIRFNRKTSLTTTTTKQIGVL